The region TTGTCGGCCCTTGGAAGGCCAGTTCTTTGGAGGCCATTGAAATTCGTCGATTTAGTCGCGATCCAGCCTCGGGCCGCACAGCCTGTCCAGAGACATTACTCTGGGCAAGCGAGTGAACAGAAGCCGTGAGAGCAGTAATCTGCGCCTGCATGGCATTCATCTGCTCATAAAGTCGCTCAATCCCGCTATCCAATTAGCCATGATTCCAATAGGTAGATAGTTTAGTTCACTCACAGCGTCTCGCTGCCGCCGACTTCAGGGGCGTTATCGTAGACACACGAGATCCGCTGTCTCCCACACCGACCACACGGCCGCTCCCCATTACATTTAATCTTGCGTCGCTTGCACTCATTACTAAGTTATCAGCAATAGCTCATAAAATATTTTCGAAACAATCCTACTCACCAAGCCTTTGCAATGTActtcctccgcctcttccgCGGCACAGCGTCGGCCCCTGTCCCGGCCTCGGCCTCCCCATTCACACTAATCGAATCATCAGGACTCCGCGCCCAGATCCTAGTCGAATTGTGTGCCGAATGCGCCGAATGCGCAGAAATAGACGGGTCCATGTCCGTGGTGTTGGAGTAACGAAATGGATTCAAGTGCTAAAGCGCAACGGAGGAGTGCAGGGGCTCGAAAAGTTAGGTTGAGGTGGCACTAAGCTACCTGGAGATGCGGCCAGTGCAGGTGAGTGGCGGGAAAAGACGGGGCAGGGTGGACTGGATATTAATTGGGCGAGACTGGTTGGACTGGGAAAGTTGGAAGTTTGGAACTGCCCTGCTGTCGACCCGGGGAAGAAATGCGGGGAGTCGCGGTGGAATTGTTCCGCTGTTGTCCCGTCGCATGGACTTACTAAGGGGGACCGGTAAGGCTAAGATCTGGTGGCTGCCTTGGTATGGAGAAGGCAACGGGTCTGGCGAAATTAATGGTCTTCATAATTGTTATTGCTTGATTTCTATTGGGCCTTTTTATATTCCTGTCAGATAAGGTCGTTTTACTACTCTGGCCTTTCGTAGTAGTAGTCGTCGTAATATAACCATACACCTCGTACAATTTTTtccaccaaaaaaaaaagaacatatatatatgacTAGTTCAAATCCTTCGTCCTCTCCTCACTATCCGCAATCCAcgtcttcaacacctccggATTCCGCGGCTTAAACCCAACCTTGAACGGCTTCGGCTCCGTCGTCAGCGCCGTCGGGATCGCATTGCACTCGATCGCATCCAGGATCGCGCGGTCTCCCTCCTTCTTGGCCGGGTGCATCGTGAACGCCGTAATGAGGCGCACGTACGCAGTGAAGAGCTCGCGGTTTGCCAGGTGTGAGCCGGCGCACATTCGCGATCCAGCGCCGTAGCCGTAGTGCGGGGTTCCCGAGCCGTCGCTAGAGGTGGAGAGGTAGCGCTCTGGTTGGAAGCTGTAGGGGTCTGTGAAGTGGGTTTCGTCGTAGTCTGCTGCGTAGGCGTTCTATTGCGTATTAGCATAGGCTTGTCTCAAAAGTTGGTGAAGTAGAGGAGATGGTGGGAATACCATAAAGAACGTTGTGCCCTTGGGGATAACGGCCCCATTCCAGGTGATATCCTTGGTGCTTTCGCGGGGCAGGCAGATGGGGATGACGGTCCAGAAGCGGAGAGTTTCCTTGACGAGAGCTGTGACGTAGGGGACCTTTTCTTCAGTGAGGCATTTTTCCCATGCGTCGCCATCCGGGTagatcttgttgatttccTCGAAGGCGCGCTTTTGGATCTCCTGGCCGCCCTCGGAGGCTAGGTAGGCAATGCCCATGATGAGGTTACCAGGGACGGTGTCAAGACCGGCGGAGACCATGGTCAAACAGATCGACTTGATCTCAGCTACAGAAAATGTCAGTGAATTCAAGTGTCAAAAAATGGGTAAACGACGTACCCTCGTTAAGCTTAGCCTCAGGGTCCTTGAGAATGTTTCCAGTAATGCAAGGCTTGTCTGTTCCCTTCGCAATGCGGTCCTTCAGAACACCCAGGAGGTAAGTAAGGTACTTGTCCCTACGCACACGGAACTCATCGGCCTCGCGGTTCATCTTGGGAACAATCCTCATGAGGGGGATATAATCCTGCCATTGGTTACTCGTGCTGCGGAAGTTCGACACGCCACGTTCAACATCGACTATCTCGCGCAACAGCTCATCGTCGACGTTGCCCTCGATCCGAATTCCATAGTTCAGCGTCAGACTCGTGTTTAGCGCAAATCGCTGGAAGTACGCCGTCGGGTTTACATCCACTGTTCCATCCTTGCTGTCTTTGAAGAGCTCGCGGATACTTGACATCGACTCGAGATCAATGATGGGCATGTACGACTGCGTGGCGGGGCGGTTCAGGGCCGTAGCGGCAGCCTTGCGGCGGCGCTTGCAGGACTCATCCCAGGGCGAAGTTCCGATTGTAAATCCCTGAGAGCTGGAAACAACGCTGTGGAAGGTGTGGAATGTCGGTCGGGAGATAAGGGCGGACTGATCCTTAATCCAGAGCTGACGGACAGAGTCGAAAGTATTGGCGAAAACAACGCGCTGGAGCTGTTAATACCTTAAATTCCCATTTGCTATGTGACAAACTCACCCTGTTACCCATGCGGACCTGGAAGACAGGACCGAACTTCTTCGCCCACTTCGCAGCCACAGTTGCGTGCTGGTCGCCCAGTTGGATGAGGTTGCCGAAGATGGGAATGCCCGGGATTTCAGGAAGACCCTTGATCTTGGGGACATCTGTGCGGTTGAAGTAGCGGATGAGGAAATACACCACCGCGAtcgcggcgatggcgacTGTTTGAAGAGACATGGGGgggttggaagaaagagaggggtTAGAGACTAAAGTGCCTAGAATCGATCATCTGCATGACCGCTGAAGGATGCAAGACATCTTTATATCATTGCGGTTCCAGGGCCTGTTGAGGTGCACGGCACATTTCCGGCGTCAGAATGCGCTGTCCGCGTCATCCCCGCACGGGCAACAGAGAGTGCAAATTACCTGCAAGGCAAGTCGAATGCAGTACCTGCCGGTGAGGGAGGCGGCGATAGCAAGG is a window of Aspergillus puulaauensis MK2 DNA, chromosome 4, nearly complete sequence DNA encoding:
- a CDS encoding cytochrome P450 (COG:Q;~EggNog:ENOG410PJG6;~InterPro:IPR001128,IPR002401,IPR036396;~PFAM:PF00067;~TransMembrane:1 (o6-22i);~go_function: GO:0005506 - iron ion binding [Evidence IEA];~go_function: GO:0016705 - oxidoreductase activity, acting on paired donors, with incorporation or reduction of molecular oxygen [Evidence IEA];~go_function: GO:0020037 - heme binding [Evidence IEA];~go_process: GO:0055114 - oxidation-reduction process [Evidence IEA]) yields the protein MSLQTVAIAAIAVVYFLIRYFNRTDVPKIKGLPEIPGIPIFGNLIQLGDQHATVAAKWAKKFGPVFQVRMGNRRVVFANTFDSVRQLWIKDQSALISRPTFHTFHSVVSSSQGFTIGTSPWDESCKRRRKAAATALNRPATQSYMPIIDLESMSSIRELFKDSKDGTVDVNPTAYFQRFALNTSLTLNYGIRIEGNVDDELLREIVDVERGVSNFRSTSNQWQDYIPLMRIVPKMNREADEFRVRRDKYLTYLLGVLKDRIAKGTDKPCITGNILKDPEAKLNEAEIKSICLTMVSAGLDTVPGNLIMGIAYLASEGGQEIQKRAFEEINKIYPDGDAWEKCLTEEKVPYVTALVKETLRFWTVIPICLPRESTKDITWNGAVIPKGTTFFMNAYAADYDETHFTDPYSFQPERYLSTSSDGSGTPHYGYGAGSRMCAGSHLANRELFTAYVRLITAFTMHPAKKEGDRAILDAIECNAIPTALTTEPKPFKVGFKPRNPEVLKTWIADSEERTKDLN